In Lewinellaceae bacterium, a single window of DNA contains:
- a CDS encoding glycosyl hydrolase, protein MSFRSGKIQGLKGIDLSSKSREELSGLFRETLNNGMHGLCYSAYEEGQKPGSILTKEQIRRRMAIIAPYTKWIRSFSCIEGNELVPVVAREFGLKTLVGAWLGDDKDLIEEEIAGLIKLAKEGYVDIAAVGNEVMYRKDLTEEELLGYIARVKEALPGTTVGYVDAYYEFSVRPNITAACDVILANCYPYWESCHIDYSLMHAKQMYYQALHAGQGKKVIITETGWPSQGTGLGDAQPSMENALRYFLNIQQWSAQDGIEVFYFSSFDEAWKVGAEGDVGAYWGLWDARENLKF, encoded by the coding sequence ATGTCTTTCAGATCAGGTAAAATCCAAGGGTTAAAAGGAATAGACCTCTCCAGCAAAAGCCGGGAGGAACTGAGCGGGTTATTCCGTGAAACGTTGAATAACGGCATGCACGGATTGTGTTACAGCGCTTATGAGGAAGGGCAAAAACCGGGCTCCATACTGACCAAAGAGCAGATACGGCGCCGCATGGCCATTATTGCGCCCTACACCAAATGGATCCGTTCTTTTTCCTGTATAGAGGGCAACGAACTGGTCCCGGTGGTCGCTCGCGAATTCGGTTTAAAAACCCTGGTGGGCGCCTGGCTGGGCGACGATAAGGACCTAATCGAAGAAGAAATAGCCGGCTTGATCAAACTGGCAAAAGAAGGCTATGTGGATATTGCCGCCGTTGGCAATGAGGTGATGTACCGAAAGGACCTGACGGAAGAGGAACTGCTGGGATACATCGCCCGGGTTAAGGAAGCCCTGCCAGGCACTACGGTAGGATATGTGGACGCCTATTACGAATTCAGCGTGCGCCCGAACATTACCGCCGCCTGCGACGTCATTTTAGCCAATTGTTACCCCTACTGGGAGAGCTGCCATATCGACTATTCTTTGATGCATGCCAAACAGATGTACTATCAGGCTTTGCATGCCGGCCAGGGAAAGAAAGTGATCATTACCGAGACCGGATGGCCAAGCCAGGGCACGGGCCTGGGCGACGCCCAGCCGTCAATGGAAAATGCACTGAGGTATTTTCTGAATATTCAGCAATGGTCGGCTCAGGACGGCATTGAGGTGTTCTACTTCTCCTCCTTTGACGAAGCCTGGAAAGTCGGCGCGGAAGGCGATGTAGGCGCCTATTGGGGGCTGTGGGACGCCCGGGAGAATCTCAAATTCTAA
- a CDS encoding HAMP domain-containing histidine kinase, which translates to MKKLLHKSLKPLAIFAFSVFVLSVPAYFLLVDWIWMKELDENNKLIAQRIENEFREQHLKNDQLAESITFWNELQPRSQIQFTNKPLKKDSVYTIKLQNPYTTQKSIDRFRALKTNIQINEQNYVLTIETNVEETEETVIYIAVLSLFFFLVLIVGFGLINRQVSKKVWTPFQDTLKKLKSFQLTNQSTIAFKKTDTLEFQELNNALDKLLKHSISSYKSQKEFTENASHELQTPLAIIKNKIDVLLQKEPLTERQFQLLEDINTTLTRVAHLNKNLLLLAKIENRQFEETQSFNSSEIIANSLEQLEGYCIEKHLSVQTKIEKDVILNGNKNLIEILFNNLIFNAIQHSHENGNISIALNKKQLKVSNSGIEKLNKETLFKRFAKTSAQSIGNGLGLSIVQQICISHSWAIHYEFSENEHIFKVQF; encoded by the coding sequence TGTATTAAGTGTCCCTGCTTATTTTTTGTTGGTGGATTGGATTTGGATGAAAGAGCTGGACGAAAACAACAAACTCATCGCCCAACGCATTGAAAATGAATTTAGAGAACAACATTTAAAAAATGACCAACTTGCAGAAAGCATCACTTTTTGGAATGAATTACAACCAAGAAGTCAAATACAATTCACAAACAAACCTTTAAAAAAGGATAGCGTTTACACTATAAAACTTCAAAACCCTTACACAACACAGAAATCCATCGACCGATTTAGGGCTTTAAAGACCAACATTCAAATCAATGAACAAAACTATGTTCTAACCATTGAAACCAATGTTGAGGAAACCGAAGAAACCGTTATTTACATCGCTGTTCTTTCCTTGTTTTTCTTTCTTGTTCTAATCGTTGGTTTTGGGCTGATAAATAGACAAGTTTCTAAAAAAGTTTGGACACCTTTTCAAGACACTTTAAAAAAGTTAAAATCTTTCCAACTAACCAATCAGTCAACCATTGCATTTAAAAAAACAGACACCCTTGAGTTTCAAGAGTTAAATAATGCTTTAGACAAACTCTTAAAACACAGCATTTCAAGTTATAAATCCCAAAAGGAATTTACCGAAAACGCCTCTCACGAGTTGCAAACGCCATTAGCTATTATCAAAAACAAAATAGATGTCTTGCTTCAAAAAGAACCGTTGACCGAACGGCAATTTCAGTTGCTCGAAGACATTAACACAACGCTTACAAGAGTTGCTCATCTCAATAAAAACTTGTTGCTTCTCGCCAAAATTGAAAACCGGCAATTTGAAGAAACTCAATCGTTCAATTCCAGCGAAATCATTGCAAACAGCTTAGAGCAACTCGAAGGCTATTGTATCGAAAAACACCTTTCCGTTCAAACGAAAATCGAAAAGGATGTAATATTAAATGGCAATAAAAATCTAATTGAAATTTTATTTAATAATCTAATTTTCAACGCTATACAACACAGCCATGAAAACGGAAATATTTCTATTGCTCTAAACAAAAAACAGTTAAAAGTCTCAAATTCAGGAATTGAAAAATTGAACAAAGAAACCTTGTTCAAACGCTTTGCAAAAACTTCTGCTCAAAGCATAGGCAATGGTTTAGGCTTGTCCATTGTTCAGCAAATTTGTATTAGCCATTCTTGGGCTATTCATTACGAATTTTCAGAAAACGAACATATTTTTAAGGTTCAGTTCTAA
- a CDS encoding glycoside hydrolase family 30 protein, with protein MNRLYPHGLTLLFLIMLHACTSDNALDVEVYETSAAGNQLEKLTEFSSGEDPVNLQLSPDETFQTITGFGGSFTEASAFLLNELSQENRARILEAYFGESGARYSLTRTHINSCDFSLGNYSYAPVEGDTALEHFSVEEDRGDLIPMIREAMAVSKDGFKIISSPWTAPPWMKDNNDWRGGKLLPEYYDTWALFFSKYIDAYKAEGIDIWGLTVENEPLGNDNNWESMHFSPEEMTLFVQNHLGPRLEADGKGGVKILGYDQNREHLKEWVDVMFKDEASSKYYDGTAVHWYASTYEVFPEALQYAHNKAPGKHLIQSEACVDAEVPKWQDDAWYWSKEATDWGWDWAPEKDKPLHPKYVPVYRYARDIIGCLNNWVDGWVDWNMVLDRQGGPNWFKNWCVAPVIVDPEQDEVYFTPLYYTLAHFSKFIRPGATRIGFKNPDPDLMVTAAQNPDGSIAVVVFNPGESAKDINLSLGERSTPVTISAQAIQTVVIPSK; from the coding sequence ATGAATAGATTATACCCCCATGGCCTCACACTCCTATTTCTGATCATGCTCCATGCCTGTACTTCCGACAACGCTTTAGATGTGGAGGTGTATGAAACCTCCGCCGCTGGCAACCAGCTCGAAAAATTAACGGAATTTTCTTCCGGTGAAGATCCGGTAAACCTCCAATTATCGCCCGATGAAACCTTTCAAACCATCACCGGATTCGGCGGCTCCTTTACCGAAGCGTCGGCTTTCCTATTGAATGAACTGAGCCAGGAAAATCGCGCCCGGATCTTAGAGGCCTATTTTGGAGAAAGCGGCGCCCGGTATTCCCTGACCCGCACCCATATAAACTCCTGTGATTTCTCCCTGGGCAATTACTCCTACGCGCCGGTGGAAGGCGATACGGCCCTGGAGCATTTCTCTGTAGAAGAAGACCGCGGCGATCTCATTCCGATGATCAGGGAGGCCATGGCGGTATCCAAAGACGGATTCAAAATCATCTCCTCGCCCTGGACGGCGCCTCCCTGGATGAAGGATAACAACGATTGGCGCGGCGGCAAGTTGTTGCCCGAATATTACGATACCTGGGCCTTGTTCTTCTCCAAATACATCGATGCGTACAAAGCCGAAGGGATCGATATCTGGGGGCTCACCGTGGAGAACGAACCGCTGGGCAACGACAACAACTGGGAGAGCATGCACTTCAGCCCGGAGGAGATGACCCTTTTTGTGCAAAACCACCTGGGCCCCAGACTGGAGGCCGACGGCAAAGGCGGCGTTAAGATCCTGGGCTACGATCAAAACCGGGAGCATTTGAAGGAATGGGTGGATGTGATGTTCAAAGACGAGGCCTCGTCAAAGTATTACGACGGCACCGCTGTACATTGGTACGCCAGCACTTACGAGGTATTCCCGGAAGCCTTGCAATATGCCCATAATAAAGCCCCCGGCAAGCATTTGATCCAATCCGAAGCCTGTGTGGATGCGGAGGTGCCCAAGTGGCAGGACGATGCCTGGTACTGGAGCAAGGAAGCGACCGACTGGGGCTGGGATTGGGCGCCGGAGAAGGACAAACCGCTCCATCCAAAATACGTTCCCGTTTACCGCTACGCCCGCGACATCATCGGTTGCCTCAACAATTGGGTGGACGGCTGGGTGGACTGGAATATGGTGCTGGACCGGCAGGGCGGGCCCAACTGGTTCAAGAACTGGTGTGTGGCGCCGGTGATCGTCGATCCGGAACAAGATGAGGTATATTTTACGCCACTCTATTATACTCTGGCACATTTTAGTAAATTTATTCGCCCGGGCGCGACAAGGATCGGGTTTAAAAATCCGGATCCGGATTTGATGGTGACCGCTGCCCAAAATCCGGATGGCTCTATTGCAGTAGTGGTTTTTAATCCAGGCGAAAGCGCAAAGGATATAAACCTTTCATTAGGCGAAAGGTCAACCCCTGTTACAATAAGCGCCCAGGCCATTCAAACGGTTGTCATTCCCAGCAAATGA
- a CDS encoding MFS transporter: MSKYTTPASERVPLVQKAAFGAGHLVNNLLPGALGIFMFFLLTAFGMDPFLAGLLGGLPRIFDAITDPIMGFISDNTNSRWGRRRPYIFVGAILSGVLFAVLWQLDENNTQNYNFWYFLILSLVYLVGNTIFSTPLIGLGYEMTSDYNERTRLMAFSQTVGQVAWMIVPWFWVLIADPDLFESQAVGVRRLSIIVGGVCILFGVLPAIFCRGLDASHMANRKEISFKTLFSNLKDLFQGIVQVSKNKPFVKLCGATFLVFNGFQMVASFSFFIIVFYMFKGDYGLAGNWPAWFSTISAIVTAFLIIPVVSWMADKWGKRKAFIISTALSIVGYGLKWWGFNPGNPLLIFMPIPLMSFGIGGLFTLMMSMTADVCDLDELNNGMPRKEGTFGAIYWWMVKLGQALALVLGGAVLKIVGFDQTLALQTAETMTNLRIADIVIPAFTAGLAIWVMWSYSLTEERSREIKAELEARRGKL; the protein is encoded by the coding sequence ATGTCAAAATATACGACTCCCGCCAGTGAGAGAGTTCCTTTAGTGCAAAAGGCTGCTTTCGGCGCCGGCCACCTGGTGAATAATCTGTTGCCGGGCGCATTGGGCATTTTCATGTTCTTTTTGCTGACTGCCTTTGGCATGGATCCTTTTTTGGCGGGTTTATTAGGTGGTTTGCCGAGGATTTTTGATGCCATCACAGACCCCATTATGGGGTTTATCTCAGACAACACCAATTCAAGATGGGGAAGAAGGCGGCCCTATATTTTTGTCGGCGCCATTTTGAGTGGGGTATTGTTTGCGGTGCTATGGCAGCTCGATGAGAATAACACTCAGAATTACAACTTTTGGTATTTCCTCATTTTGTCCCTGGTGTACCTGGTTGGAAATACGATTTTCTCCACTCCCCTGATCGGATTGGGTTATGAGATGACATCCGATTATAATGAACGCACCCGCCTGATGGCCTTTTCGCAAACCGTAGGCCAGGTCGCGTGGATGATCGTCCCCTGGTTTTGGGTGCTCATTGCAGACCCCGACCTGTTTGAATCGCAGGCCGTCGGCGTTCGCCGGCTTTCCATAATTGTGGGTGGGGTATGTATTTTATTCGGAGTGCTGCCCGCTATTTTCTGCAGAGGGCTTGATGCCTCACACATGGCGAACCGGAAAGAAATTTCTTTTAAAACGCTGTTCTCCAATTTGAAGGACCTTTTCCAGGGGATTGTCCAGGTCAGCAAGAACAAGCCATTTGTCAAATTGTGCGGCGCCACATTTTTGGTCTTTAACGGGTTTCAAATGGTGGCGTCCTTCAGCTTTTTCATCATCGTCTTCTACATGTTCAAGGGCGACTACGGCCTTGCCGGCAATTGGCCGGCCTGGTTTTCCACCATCAGCGCCATAGTCACTGCATTTTTGATCATACCTGTTGTTTCATGGATGGCGGACAAATGGGGCAAGAGAAAAGCTTTTATCATTTCAACCGCTCTTTCCATTGTGGGTTATGGGCTGAAGTGGTGGGGGTTCAACCCAGGCAATCCGTTGTTGATCTTTATGCCCATTCCGTTAATGTCGTTCGGCATTGGCGGTTTATTTACCCTCATGATGAGCATGACGGCAGATGTGTGCGACCTGGATGAATTGAATAACGGCATGCCGCGCAAAGAAGGAACGTTTGGCGCCATCTATTGGTGGATGGTGAAACTGGGCCAGGCATTGGCGTTGGTCCTGGGAGGAGCAGTTTTAAAAATAGTGGGATTTGACCAAACGTTAGCGCTGCAAACAGCTGAAACGATGACCAATTTGCGAATTGCAGATATCGTCATTCCGGCATTTACGGCAGGATTGGCCATTTGGGTGATGTGGAGTTACAGCCTGACCGAAGAGCGGTCACGAGAAATAAAAGCAGAGTTGGAAGCGCGCCGGGGTAAGCTATAA
- a CDS encoding BamA/TamA family outer membrane protein, translated as MKDYIAGFILLFAFSISHAQTQDSLSFIKSKRMSDADLAKKNEGTFFTGLPEASSDPVTGFGLGARINVYWNGKRDNPLFPYTPYLMKLKANAAYYTSNARELVLSLDVPYYKGTRWRFKVDFKAQQNPANLYFGLTDATLGNLSLPSDPNTTFSAYEEYDQARKTLRPGETGETGEDAFVTDALSNRFRETEFMLNLKADHALGNGKWRLMGGYEIQHLSYKTFEGTEADAINPATGKETVAPNGFSLLQRDFESGKISGLDGGWVSILQTALIYDTRDFEPDPTKGAYFEIANEYSSNLIGSQFDFDKLFIQGRFYQKLPLGSRTVLAGRIGVGHIFGNNAPFFEFQDQWSPDGSVNALGGKHSLRGYRANRFLSRSMWFANLELRYRAVEAKLGKQQFGFGIAPFFDAGTVRNHWQDLNFKDIKYAYGVGLRVAWNQSTIIFLDYGVSKEDKLLYFGIGQAF; from the coding sequence ATGAAAGATTATATCGCAGGTTTTATTTTGCTTTTTGCGTTTTCAATTTCTCACGCTCAAACACAGGATAGTTTATCCTTTATCAAATCAAAACGAATGTCTGATGCCGATTTGGCAAAAAAGAATGAAGGGACGTTTTTTACAGGGCTTCCGGAAGCTTCCTCCGACCCGGTAACCGGGTTTGGGCTAGGAGCAAGAATCAACGTTTATTGGAACGGAAAAAGAGATAATCCACTTTTCCCATACACACCGTACTTAATGAAGTTAAAAGCCAATGCTGCTTATTACACCTCAAACGCAAGAGAATTGGTGCTTTCTCTTGATGTACCCTATTACAAAGGAACAAGATGGCGTTTTAAGGTTGATTTTAAAGCTCAGCAAAATCCTGCCAATTTATATTTTGGCTTAACAGATGCTACCCTCGGAAATTTAAGTTTGCCCTCTGACCCCAATACTACTTTTAGCGCCTATGAAGAATATGACCAAGCCAGAAAAACATTACGGCCTGGAGAAACCGGGGAAACTGGAGAAGATGCTTTTGTAACCGATGCTTTGTCCAACCGATTTCGAGAAACCGAATTTATGCTCAATCTAAAGGCAGATCATGCCTTAGGCAATGGAAAATGGCGACTGATGGGCGGTTACGAAATTCAGCATTTAAGCTACAAAACATTTGAAGGAACAGAAGCAGATGCCATAAACCCTGCCACAGGCAAAGAGACGGTTGCGCCTAATGGATTTTCATTGTTGCAACGAGATTTTGAAAGTGGCAAAATCTCAGGTTTAGACGGTGGTTGGGTATCTATTTTACAAACCGCTTTAATTTATGACACAAGAGATTTTGAACCTGACCCGACAAAAGGAGCATATTTTGAGATAGCCAATGAATATTCGAGCAACCTTATCGGCTCTCAATTTGATTTTGACAAACTATTTATTCAAGGCCGTTTTTATCAAAAGTTGCCATTGGGCTCTCGAACCGTTTTGGCAGGCCGTATTGGCGTTGGGCATATTTTTGGAAACAACGCCCCATTTTTTGAATTTCAAGACCAATGGAGCCCTGACGGAAGCGTAAATGCTTTAGGCGGAAAACACTCCTTGAGAGGTTATAGAGCGAACAGATTTTTATCAAGGTCGATGTGGTTTGCAAATCTCGAATTGAGATACAGAGCTGTAGAAGCGAAACTTGGAAAACAACAATTTGGCTTTGGAATTGCCCCGTTTTTTGACGCAGGAACAGTCAGGAACCACTGGCAGGATTTGAATTTTAAAGATATTAAATACGCTTATGGCGTTGGACTACGAGTTGCCTGGAATCAATCGACCATTATTTTCTTGGATTACGGAGTGTCAAAAGAAGATAAACTGTTGTATTTTGGAATTGGACAAGCGTTCTAA